One genomic window of Amphiura filiformis chromosome 3, Afil_fr2py, whole genome shotgun sequence includes the following:
- the LOC140147706 gene encoding uncharacterized protein yields the protein MWLSVTFLLAASCSSIVWTQPQDATQTTNSCHLCCQGASGLPGIPGAAGIPGSSGHNGLPGRDGMKGEKGELGVSVKGDKGDIGLGQIGLPGGEGPKGERGTAGLQGVPGKTGPRGIIGDPGANGQPGLVGRKGDKGESGRSRKSAFTAIKTGSQSGNIGDVVTFQETPTNLNSDFSLETNKFTCQVAGTYVFMFAIGVHYSTDPVIWLAKNGNRVLSGHARTGGNSDYDHTANSAILNLATGDQVWLQFAWANGRTIHSNSHKMTSFSGFLLYELD from the coding sequence ATGTGGCTGTCAGTTACATTTCTGTTGGCTGCATCTTGCAGTTCTATAGTATGGACGCAGCCACAAGATGCTACTCAAACCACGAATAGCTGCCATCTTTGTTGCCAAGGCGCATCTGGATTACCAGGCATTCCAGGAGCAGCAGGAATACCGGGATCTTCTGGACACAACGGTCTTCCAGGAAGAGATGGAATGAAGGGTGAGAAAGGTGAACTTGGAGTCAGTGTGAAAGGTGATAAGGGGGACATTGGACTCGGACAAATCGGTCTTCCGGGAGGAGAAGGTCCAAAGGGAGAAAGAGGTACCGCCGGGCTTCAGGGAGTTCCAGGAAAGACTGGACCAAGAGGAATTATTGGAGATCCCGGAGCAAATGGACAACCAGGACTTGTCGGAAGAAAGGGAGATAAGGGTGAATCAGGACGTAGTAGGAAGTCCGCGTTCACCGCTATTAAAACTGGTAGCCAATCTGGAAATATTGGCGACGTGGTCACATTTCAGGAGACTCCAACAAATCTGAACAGTGATTTCAGCCTTGAGACCAATAAGTTCACCTGCCAGGTCGCTGGTACTTATGTGTTTATGTTTGCCATCGGTGTGCACTATAGTACAGATCCGGTAATTTGGTTGGCGAAGAATGGTAATCGCGTATTGAGTGGCCATGCTCGTACTGGAGGGAATAGTGATTATGACCACACTGCCAATTCTGCTATCTTAAATCTGGCAACCGGAGATCAGGTTTGGCTTCAGTTTGCATGGGCAAATGGACGCACAATTCACAGCAACAGCCATAAAATGACAAGTTTTTCTGGATTTTTGCTTTATGAACTTGACTAG